The Fibrobacter sp. UWR2 genome contains a region encoding:
- a CDS encoding M23 family metallopeptidase: MQRQVLDYLYAQGELVMAVFPGSPVPYEALKKFALALNAGASFVIFDFANGTPENAPVPLADLFTRVLTNAELQSIEESKGQGIIFGGFGPAERSEEAFRTFYHNLQSIKKIVPHAICVMPADDPTTLDRNILEISKLVMVSAENGSDAAAFIEDCPELQKKDILWLMSRFPDKKRFPRAAKAIKRGSSKDTPARTSFENSPEALAESVKFILKEGILRKNPMEGLPRLFRNLFPLLLLVALLVPFIYPTSIDASHSNMRDRIPERNKLSVAPSFDYTFDGKENLRRIARYAIGRFNAVISDDKMIRQYLDETISENGYKGQGWEDNALAVPPQGTVIKFSRPNNLSLTAADSIGAAWKYWSSILSDSVAYITEFYNEKGIGGRKHNGIDLASRQGARILAPFSAKAYTSRNERGGVIIGLVREKDVLLFMHCDQLLYLDGQEVMQGDPIATVGMTGHTTGPHAHIVTGVIDKRGTNRIGNVTYKVIDPIAWYYKFKPNMP; this comes from the coding sequence ATGCAGCGACAGGTCCTCGATTACCTGTATGCTCAAGGCGAACTGGTGATGGCGGTTTTCCCCGGAAGCCCCGTCCCCTACGAAGCCCTGAAAAAATTCGCGCTGGCACTTAACGCTGGCGCGTCTTTTGTAATATTCGACTTTGCCAACGGTACGCCCGAAAACGCTCCTGTCCCGCTTGCGGATCTGTTTACGCGCGTACTCACGAATGCGGAACTGCAGTCCATCGAAGAAAGCAAGGGGCAGGGAATCATATTCGGTGGTTTCGGTCCCGCCGAGCGCTCCGAAGAAGCATTCCGCACGTTCTACCACAACCTTCAGTCGATAAAGAAGATTGTCCCGCATGCGATATGCGTGATGCCCGCGGATGACCCGACAACGCTTGACAGGAACATCTTGGAGATCTCGAAACTTGTGATGGTTTCCGCGGAGAACGGGTCCGATGCGGCTGCCTTTATCGAGGACTGCCCCGAACTGCAGAAGAAGGACATCCTGTGGCTCATGTCGAGGTTTCCGGACAAGAAGCGCTTCCCGCGAGCGGCGAAGGCAATAAAGCGCGGGTCCTCCAAGGATACACCTGCACGGACTTCTTTCGAAAATAGCCCCGAAGCGCTCGCCGAGAGCGTGAAGTTTATCCTCAAGGAAGGCATCCTCCGCAAGAATCCGATGGAAGGGCTCCCGAGACTGTTTCGCAACCTGTTCCCGTTGCTCCTGCTGGTTGCGCTGCTCGTGCCCTTCATCTACCCCACAAGCATCGATGCGAGCCACTCGAACATGCGTGACCGAATTCCCGAAAGGAACAAACTTTCGGTAGCGCCTTCCTTCGACTACACGTTCGACGGGAAGGAAAACCTGAGGCGCATCGCACGCTATGCCATTGGGCGATTCAATGCCGTCATCTCTGACGACAAGATGATCCGCCAGTACCTGGACGAGACGATAAGCGAGAACGGTTACAAGGGCCAGGGATGGGAAGACAATGCGCTTGCCGTACCGCCGCAGGGGACGGTCATCAAGTTCTCTAGGCCGAACAACCTTTCGCTGACAGCCGCCGATTCCATTGGTGCCGCATGGAAATACTGGTCGTCGATCCTTTCGGACAGCGTTGCCTATATTACCGAGTTCTACAATGAGAAAGGGATTGGCGGGCGTAAGCACAATGGAATCGACCTCGCTTCCAGGCAGGGCGCACGAATTCTTGCCCCCTTCTCGGCGAAGGCCTATACCAGCAGGAACGAGCGCGGAGGCGTGATCATCGGGCTTGTGCGCGAGAAGGACGTGTTGCTTTTTATGCACTGTGACCAGCTCCTGTACCTCGATGGCCAGGAAGTGATGCAAGGGGATCCGATTGCGACTGTGGGCATGACGGGCCACACGACGGGCCCGCATGCGCATATAGTAACTGGGGTCATCGACAAGCGGGGAACAAACCGTATTGGCAACGTTACGTACAAAGTAATAGACCCGATTGCGTGGTATTACAAGTTCAAGCCGAACATGCCTTAA
- a CDS encoding tandem-95 repeat protein has protein sequence MNRMKWPVTALLASAGVLASVVIAQENSGNAPAVENNAPSVNGIPGESINEGGKFAPIKLDSYVSDDMDKPAQLKWSVSGNKSIKVSISNDHVATLQVPDQYWNGSEDITFEAKDTKGAVGSETVNFTVESVNNPPVMKAIPDQTVDEGKQFTKIKLDDFVTDPDHPKDQILWEFDIQPVGKDQADGDLNVEIDPKRVATIVIPDTNWYGAAKITFTATDGEYASDKKTAVFTVKPINDAPVLQKIPDQTIEEKNEFESISLTDFVSDVDDDVSKIKWTIAGNKDLKFDIDKYGTANIKIPNEFWNGSETVTFTATDAAGAAVSTKATFTVKSINDPPEFTKDVPEQTIDEKQDFKPVDLAQLVKDPDHKMEQLKWEVSGNKDLKVKIAGGSATISIPSKFWNGSETLKFKVCDPANACATSEASFTVNSVNDKPEFTKPIPNQTIEEKKQFAKIKLDDYVKDADHKNSELSWDVDVKHQGKEPETGTLVVNIDENRVASIEIPDTYWNGTAIATFTCTDPEGASIKQPVTLTVNSINDKPVFTKIPDQEVEEKTELSSIVLDEFLSDPDHDISKLKIEVSGNKDIKVNINQKTREVTFKTPNELWNGSETLTFTATDPDGGVAKTTMKLSVKSINDPPVMKDIPEQTIKEKGQFKDVELDKYVEDLDHGKDKLKWTITGNRELKVTVDGNRVMKVTPPSPQWNGSETLNIKVTDPEGATDERAIAYTVESVNDVPEFTKQVAPQTIKEKTQFQPIKLGEMVRDMDNKLSDLTFSVDVKPTTKGKNGELSVEIDAQHVAKISIPNKFWNGAAEITFTVTDPEGAKATSKALFTVTSVNDVPELKKIPDQMIEEKQQFNSVNLAELAHDADHEFKDLKWTIAGNKDLKIDIDKSGVATIKTPNPKWNGSEKVTFTVTDPEGASAKSDAVFTVKSINDSPVMKDIPSQKIKEKEQFKTIALDDFAKDEDHDNSKLKWTFSGNKDLKVQMDSKHVVTVTAPNKFWHGEETVTFTVTDPEGAADSRKVKFTVESVNDLPVFTKPIKDQTIPEKREFAIINLADIVTDPDHKPEQLTWSFDVKGAKGAPKGYTPKLSVKVENRMARIIIPDKNWNGAEEITFKVEDPEGGKATCTALFTVTSVNDAPTIGKINDQTVEEKQEFTPIDLAAIIKDPDHPYEKLKIEVTGNKELKVDISKDGKATVKAPNKMWNGTEKLTFVVTDPEGASAKTMVAFTVKSINDPPVMKDIASQTIKEKGQFKPIELDNFVDDLDHPKNKLKWKIEGAKELKVQMDGSHKVTVTQPNPQWNGSETIKFTVTDPEGATDSRNVTFTVESVNDAPEFVRELKDQSIDEKKQFQTIKLADLVKDPDHKTSELKWSFEVKPAKAGGAEKAAPKKGKKPAEEKAPAGETLKVKVDGNQVATIEIPNKFWNGAANITFTATDPEGAKVSKTAHFEVRSINDSPKISERAPQGETIREGGRFKTIDLASLAQDPDHPASSLKWTVSGNKQLKVDIRKDNTVIVAVPDPQWSGREMLTFTVTDPEGASANHKMTFEVTRVNDPPTLAKKIPDQKIKEKETFKQIKLDEYVKDPDNKPNELSWTISGNKQLKAEISPSRILTVSAPDKYFWCAPETMVLIVKDPDGAETSQTVTFEITSVNDSPEMKDIPNQKIKEKGQFKEIDLNKFVRDPDHKAEQLTWTATVAKAGGAAPAPKKAEKKKPAKKGKKGAKEEKEEEAEPAPVPADDFQVEIDNRNIAHIKIADKYWHGERNVTFTVNDPEGAKASKTVNFLVESVNDAPVIKPIPIQSIQEKEHFKPIDLSQFVSDPDHAFGSLKFEVGSTRSLKASVNSKKELVVTTPDKFWSGTEKVKLDVFDPEGSRASVQITFEVTPVNDPPVVHAIPGQKIKEKERFEPIDLSKAATDPDNKPAELRWSVSGNKDLKVDIKGSRAMVVTPNPNWFGKETLTFTVKDPSGASASKTATFEVTPVNDPPTLKPVQPFVIEEKRQFQPFDFSKVVNDPDNKLSELRWTLDNDKPDAKEAPAKKGKKGKKGKKGKSEPEAAPVKHELIFSISDKGVLTCETPNKYWYGTETVTVNVFDPAGEKASVNVKFTVKPVNDPPVVKEIPGQETLEGKSFKPIKLDQYVSDPDHKPHEIKWKVTGAKNLDVMISGGREAVVKPKRQDWFGEETLVFMAQDPAGGMDKTVVKFVVKHVNAAPVMRDIQDFTIREDDNDGVIATIKTDQYARDKDHRPEELKWSWTGNKFLQVKYDKFKRILTVSQPHENWNGKPERITFTVTDPEGAKAQKTATFTVIPVNDPPIAKSQTYMTQEGEALKVPASEGLMAGVFDADGEKPVAVQLVQRPRNGKIDLNERDGSFTYTPNRGFSGLDEFTFKVKDPGGVYSKVETAEVNVTFKMKDLRGNAPKPAPKLEEPKEEEKPAKEDRKGKKKKKKR, from the coding sequence ATGAATAGAATGAAATGGCCAGTAACAGCGCTTTTGGCATCGGCTGGAGTTTTAGCTTCTGTCGTAATAGCACAGGAAAATTCCGGCAACGCTCCGGCGGTGGAAAACAATGCGCCGTCGGTGAACGGAATTCCTGGTGAATCTATCAACGAAGGCGGCAAGTTCGCGCCAATCAAGCTTGATAGTTATGTTTCGGACGACATGGACAAGCCCGCTCAGCTGAAATGGTCTGTATCGGGCAACAAGAGTATCAAGGTGTCCATATCGAATGACCATGTGGCCACCCTGCAGGTTCCCGACCAGTACTGGAACGGCTCCGAAGACATCACCTTCGAGGCTAAGGATACCAAGGGTGCCGTCGGTTCCGAGACGGTGAACTTCACGGTCGAATCCGTGAACAACCCGCCTGTAATGAAGGCCATTCCCGACCAGACCGTCGACGAAGGCAAGCAGTTTACAAAGATCAAGCTCGACGATTTCGTGACGGACCCCGACCACCCGAAGGACCAGATCCTGTGGGAATTCGACATCCAACCGGTAGGCAAGGACCAGGCTGATGGCGACCTCAACGTGGAAATCGACCCGAAGCGCGTCGCGACCATCGTAATCCCCGATACCAACTGGTACGGCGCGGCAAAGATTACCTTCACGGCAACCGATGGCGAGTATGCGTCCGACAAGAAGACGGCAGTCTTCACGGTGAAGCCCATCAACGACGCCCCCGTGCTGCAGAAGATTCCCGACCAGACGATCGAAGAGAAGAACGAATTCGAGTCTATCTCCCTGACGGATTTCGTGAGCGATGTCGACGACGACGTCTCGAAGATCAAGTGGACCATCGCGGGCAACAAGGACCTGAAGTTCGATATCGACAAGTACGGTACCGCAAACATCAAGATCCCGAACGAATTCTGGAACGGTTCCGAGACCGTGACCTTTACGGCGACCGACGCTGCCGGTGCGGCCGTGAGCACGAAGGCCACCTTCACGGTGAAGTCCATCAACGACCCTCCGGAGTTCACGAAGGACGTGCCTGAACAGACTATCGATGAAAAGCAGGATTTCAAGCCTGTGGATCTCGCTCAGCTGGTAAAGGACCCGGACCACAAGATGGAACAGCTCAAGTGGGAAGTCTCCGGCAACAAGGACCTGAAGGTGAAGATTGCCGGCGGCAGCGCCACCATCTCCATCCCGAGCAAGTTCTGGAACGGCTCCGAGACCCTCAAGTTCAAGGTATGCGACCCGGCTAACGCCTGCGCAACCTCCGAAGCAAGCTTCACCGTCAATTCCGTGAACGACAAGCCCGAATTCACGAAGCCCATCCCGAACCAGACCATCGAAGAGAAGAAGCAGTTCGCCAAGATCAAGCTCGATGATTACGTAAAGGATGCCGACCACAAGAATTCCGAACTCTCCTGGGATGTCGACGTGAAGCACCAGGGCAAGGAACCCGAAACGGGAACGCTCGTCGTGAACATCGACGAAAATCGTGTAGCATCTATCGAAATTCCGGACACCTACTGGAACGGTACCGCCATTGCGACGTTCACCTGCACGGACCCGGAAGGCGCTTCCATCAAGCAGCCGGTTACGCTGACCGTGAATTCCATAAACGACAAGCCGGTGTTCACCAAGATTCCTGACCAGGAAGTCGAAGAGAAGACCGAACTTTCTTCCATCGTGCTCGACGAGTTCCTCTCTGACCCGGACCACGACATTTCGAAGCTGAAGATCGAAGTTTCCGGTAACAAGGACATCAAGGTCAACATCAACCAGAAGACCCGTGAAGTCACGTTCAAGACCCCGAACGAACTCTGGAACGGTTCCGAGACACTCACGTTCACTGCTACCGACCCGGATGGGGGAGTTGCAAAGACCACGATGAAGCTCTCGGTGAAGTCCATCAACGACCCGCCGGTCATGAAGGACATCCCGGAACAGACCATCAAGGAAAAGGGCCAGTTCAAGGATGTTGAACTCGACAAGTACGTCGAAGACCTCGACCACGGCAAGGACAAGCTCAAGTGGACCATCACTGGCAACCGAGAACTCAAGGTAACTGTCGACGGCAACCGCGTGATGAAGGTGACGCCGCCCAGCCCGCAGTGGAACGGCTCCGAAACGCTCAATATCAAGGTGACCGACCCGGAAGGCGCTACCGATGAACGCGCTATCGCCTACACGGTCGAATCCGTGAACGACGTGCCTGAATTTACGAAGCAGGTCGCTCCGCAGACCATCAAGGAAAAGACTCAGTTCCAGCCCATCAAGCTCGGCGAGATGGTGCGCGACATGGATAACAAGCTCTCTGACCTCACATTCTCCGTTGACGTAAAGCCGACAACGAAGGGCAAGAACGGAGAACTCTCCGTGGAAATCGATGCCCAGCATGTTGCAAAGATCAGTATCCCGAACAAGTTCTGGAACGGCGCCGCCGAGATTACGTTCACGGTCACCGACCCCGAAGGTGCGAAGGCGACATCGAAGGCCCTGTTCACCGTGACCTCCGTGAACGACGTGCCCGAACTCAAGAAGATTCCGGACCAGATGATCGAAGAAAAGCAGCAGTTCAATTCCGTGAACCTCGCCGAACTCGCTCATGATGCCGACCATGAATTCAAGGATCTGAAGTGGACCATCGCTGGCAACAAGGACCTGAAGATCGATATCGACAAGTCCGGTGTGGCGACCATCAAGACTCCGAACCCGAAGTGGAACGGTTCCGAAAAGGTGACCTTCACCGTAACCGACCCGGAAGGCGCCTCTGCCAAGTCCGACGCTGTGTTCACCGTGAAGTCCATCAACGACTCGCCGGTCATGAAGGACATTCCGAGCCAGAAGATCAAGGAAAAGGAACAGTTCAAGACCATCGCGCTGGATGACTTCGCGAAGGACGAGGACCACGACAACTCCAAGCTCAAGTGGACGTTCTCCGGCAACAAGGACCTAAAGGTCCAGATGGACAGCAAGCATGTCGTGACCGTTACCGCTCCGAACAAGTTCTGGCATGGTGAAGAAACCGTCACGTTCACCGTGACTGACCCGGAAGGCGCTGCCGATTCCCGCAAGGTCAAGTTCACCGTGGAATCCGTGAACGACCTGCCGGTGTTCACCAAGCCCATCAAGGACCAGACCATTCCCGAAAAGCGCGAATTTGCGATTATCAACCTCGCTGACATCGTCACCGACCCGGACCACAAGCCCGAACAGCTCACCTGGAGCTTCGATGTGAAGGGTGCGAAGGGCGCTCCGAAGGGCTACACTCCGAAGCTCTCCGTGAAGGTCGAAAACCGCATGGCACGCATCATCATTCCGGACAAGAACTGGAACGGTGCTGAAGAAATTACGTTCAAGGTCGAAGATCCGGAAGGTGGCAAGGCTACCTGCACGGCACTCTTCACCGTGACCTCCGTGAACGATGCCCCGACGATTGGCAAGATTAACGACCAGACCGTCGAAGAGAAGCAGGAATTCACTCCGATCGACCTTGCCGCTATCATCAAGGACCCGGACCATCCGTACGAAAAGCTGAAGATCGAAGTTACCGGCAACAAGGAACTGAAGGTCGACATCTCCAAGGACGGCAAGGCTACTGTCAAGGCTCCGAACAAGATGTGGAACGGCACAGAGAAGCTCACCTTCGTCGTGACCGACCCGGAAGGCGCTTCTGCCAAGACTATGGTGGCCTTCACGGTGAAATCCATCAACGACCCGCCGGTCATGAAGGATATCGCAAGCCAGACCATCAAGGAAAAGGGCCAGTTCAAGCCTATCGAACTCGACAACTTTGTTGACGACCTCGACCATCCGAAGAACAAGCTCAAGTGGAAGATCGAAGGCGCCAAGGAACTCAAGGTGCAGATGGACGGCAGCCACAAGGTGACCGTCACGCAGCCGAACCCGCAGTGGAACGGTTCCGAGACCATCAAGTTCACTGTGACCGACCCGGAAGGCGCTACCGACAGCAGGAACGTGACCTTCACCGTGGAATCCGTGAACGACGCTCCTGAATTCGTGCGCGAACTCAAGGACCAGTCCATCGACGAGAAGAAGCAGTTCCAGACAATCAAGCTCGCCGACCTCGTGAAGGACCCGGACCACAAGACCTCCGAACTCAAATGGAGCTTCGAGGTGAAGCCGGCGAAGGCTGGCGGTGCCGAGAAGGCCGCCCCGAAGAAGGGCAAGAAGCCGGCCGAAGAGAAAGCTCCTGCCGGCGAGACCCTCAAGGTCAAGGTGGACGGCAACCAGGTTGCGACCATCGAGATTCCGAACAAGTTCTGGAACGGTGCAGCGAACATCACGTTCACGGCGACCGACCCGGAAGGTGCGAAGGTCTCGAAGACCGCTCACTTCGAAGTGCGTTCCATCAACGACTCGCCGAAGATTTCCGAAAGAGCGCCGCAGGGTGAAACCATCCGCGAAGGCGGCCGCTTCAAGACGATTGACCTCGCAAGCCTCGCTCAGGACCCGGACCACCCGGCATCCAGCCTCAAGTGGACAGTCTCGGGCAACAAGCAGCTGAAGGTCGATATCCGCAAGGACAACACGGTCATTGTCGCCGTGCCTGACCCGCAGTGGTCCGGCCGCGAAATGCTCACCTTCACGGTCACCGACCCCGAAGGCGCATCCGCCAACCACAAGATGACCTTCGAAGTCACCCGCGTGAATGACCCGCCGACGCTCGCCAAGAAGATTCCTGACCAGAAGATCAAGGAAAAGGAAACCTTCAAGCAGATCAAGCTCGACGAATACGTGAAGGACCCGGACAACAAGCCGAACGAACTCAGCTGGACGATTTCGGGCAACAAGCAGCTCAAGGCCGAAATCTCGCCGAGCCGCATCCTCACCGTTTCTGCTCCGGACAAGTACTTCTGGTGCGCACCCGAAACGATGGTACTTATCGTGAAGGACCCGGACGGTGCCGAAACGTCGCAGACCGTGACCTTCGAGATTACCTCCGTGAACGACTCTCCCGAAATGAAGGACATTCCGAACCAAAAGATCAAGGAAAAGGGCCAGTTCAAGGAAATCGACCTGAACAAGTTCGTGCGTGACCCGGACCACAAGGCCGAACAGCTCACTTGGACGGCTACGGTCGCCAAGGCTGGCGGCGCTGCTCCGGCCCCGAAAAAGGCCGAAAAGAAGAAGCCCGCGAAGAAGGGCAAGAAGGGCGCCAAGGAAGAGAAGGAAGAAGAGGCAGAACCGGCTCCGGTACCTGCTGACGACTTCCAGGTGGAAATCGACAACAGGAACATCGCGCATATCAAGATTGCCGACAAGTACTGGCATGGCGAACGTAACGTGACCTTCACGGTTAACGACCCCGAAGGCGCAAAGGCCTCCAAGACGGTCAACTTCCTCGTGGAATCCGTTAACGACGCTCCGGTCATCAAGCCGATTCCTATCCAGTCTATCCAGGAAAAGGAACACTTCAAGCCGATCGACCTTTCTCAGTTCGTGTCTGACCCTGACCATGCATTCGGTTCTCTCAAGTTCGAAGTGGGCTCTACCCGCTCCCTGAAGGCTTCCGTGAACAGCAAGAAGGAACTCGTGGTCACGACTCCGGACAAGTTCTGGAGCGGTACCGAAAAGGTGAAACTCGACGTATTTGACCCGGAAGGTTCTAGGGCATCCGTGCAGATTACCTTCGAAGTGACCCCGGTTAACGACCCGCCGGTCGTCCACGCCATCCCGGGCCAGAAGATCAAGGAGAAGGAAAGGTTCGAACCAATCGACCTCTCGAAGGCTGCGACCGACCCGGACAACAAGCCCGCCGAACTCCGCTGGTCTGTTTCCGGCAACAAGGACCTGAAGGTCGACATCAAGGGCAGCCGCGCCATGGTGGTGACCCCGAACCCGAACTGGTTCGGCAAGGAAACCCTTACGTTCACCGTGAAGGACCCGTCCGGCGCATCTGCATCCAAGACAGCCACCTTCGAGGTGACCCCGGTGAACGATCCGCCGACCCTCAAGCCGGTGCAGCCGTTCGTCATCGAAGAAAAGAGACAGTTCCAGCCGTTCGACTTCAGCAAGGTCGTGAACGACCCGGACAACAAGCTCTCCGAACTCAGGTGGACACTTGACAACGACAAGCCCGATGCAAAGGAAGCCCCTGCCAAGAAGGGCAAGAAGGGCAAGAAGGGCAAGAAGGGCAAGTCCGAACCCGAAGCCGCTCCTGTGAAGCATGAACTCATCTTCAGCATCAGCGACAAGGGCGTGCTGACCTGCGAAACCCCGAACAAGTACTGGTACGGTACCGAAACCGTAACGGTGAACGTGTTCGACCCGGCAGGCGAGAAGGCCTCCGTCAACGTGAAGTTCACCGTGAAGCCGGTGAACGACCCGCCGGTCGTGAAGGAAATCCCGGGCCAGGAAACGCTCGAAGGCAAGTCCTTCAAGCCCATCAAGCTCGACCAGTACGTATCCGACCCCGACCACAAGCCGCACGAAATCAAGTGGAAGGTCACGGGAGCCAAGAACCTCGACGTGATGATTTCCGGTGGCCGCGAAGCCGTCGTGAAGCCCAAGAGACAGGACTGGTTCGGCGAAGAAACGCTCGTGTTCATGGCTCAGGACCCGGCCGGCGGAATGGACAAGACCGTCGTGAAGTTCGTCGTGAAGCACGTGAACGCCGCTCCGGTGATGCGTGACATTCAGGACTTCACCATCAGGGAAGACGACAATGACGGCGTAATCGCCACCATCAAGACCGATCAGTACGCCCGCGACAAGGACCACAGGCCCGAAGAGCTCAAGTGGAGTTGGACTGGCAACAAGTTCCTGCAGGTGAAGTACGACAAGTTCAAGAGGATCCTCACCGTTTCTCAGCCGCACGAAAACTGGAACGGCAAGCCGGAACGCATCACGTTCACGGTCACCGACCCGGAAGGCGCCAAGGCCCAGAAGACGGCCACCTTCACGGTAATCCCCGTGAACGACCCGCCGATCGCGAAGTCGCAGACCTACATGACCCAGGAAGGCGAAGCACTCAAGGTGCCCGCATCTGAAGGCCTGATGGCCGGCGTATTCGATGCCGATGGCGAGAAGCCCGTGGCCGTGCAGCTCGTGCAGCGCCCGCGCAACGGCAAGATCGACCTGAACGAACGCGACGGTAGCTTCACCTACACGCCGAACCGCGGATTCTCCGGCCTCGACGAATTCACCTTCAAGGTGAAGGACCCGGGTGGAGTCTACTCCAAGGTCGAGACTGCCGAAGTCAACGTCACCTTCAAGATGAAGGACCTGCGCGGTAACGCTCCGAAGCCGGCTCCGAAGCTTGAAGAACCGAAGGAAGAAGAAAAGCCCGCCAAGGAAGACCGTAAGGGCAAAAAGAAAAAGAAGAAAAGGTAG
- a CDS encoding glycoside hydrolase family 5 protein: MSIRKISIPALFISSALFLGAGLLACSDDSSSSSAPETDSPTDPGTKPSDEPSKTTPEAKDTTFLTPDVPTPEGGYSGVLVGTCEKGPLTIGSAVNLQDLSETDLTATGKKAASTVTDDFGTYSLQYSGFNSFAMQEASGIFLNEVTGDKTGSVTLRSLIRAIDGDTANVNVMTHLEAPRIAYLMKENSMSYAEAQGKAESEVLRAFHMQNFMAPARKLSVFGQTEADANLLAMTLLLLAENASSDMQAVIDAIAADIEKDGTWDDNATKAKIADWAYLQRMDDLSYYLENMGTGIKLPNYEQKFRTFWFETFGLGICDSTNQGKITACTNELSQYSTKEFVCVDSTWRIASASVLQNREGVELFGECTADMEGTVKDGNGKTFICKKQKWNYASEAELLNIAVSAKNGACTAANNGSVLQHESSYVLCQNSTWKKLDSQPVDYSKGRAMNEKLGPGINLGNAWESQGQKGASADCGWSNCIKDEYFKIIKDAGFKSVRLPVRWNYDAAKDAPYTLDAGRLAGVKADIELALAQGLIVIVNFHHYVELNNYAVYYDNNPGGYDKEKARFLGMWEQVAKEMDAYGDDQIVLEILNEPHEMKNKYVDDLMMSAYEVIRKNAPGKTIMFEGNGYSKFAQISNVKLPADGNIIFSGHYYEPFEFTHQGHGYDCGYKLKDSDISRVPSHFKAYVDSATTHFPDINGGHIPLNMGEFGVSGQYGSCGGNGPSDSDRAKWTDAVIKAATDNGMSWQYWGLVGVGGFEAYNKNSNQWYTELLDVFNKYL; encoded by the coding sequence ATGTCTATTCGCAAAATATCCATACCGGCCCTGTTCATCTCATCCGCGCTCTTCCTTGGAGCGGGCTTGCTTGCCTGTTCTGATGATTCCAGCAGTTCGAGCGCTCCGGAAACAGATTCCCCGACCGACCCCGGAACAAAACCGTCTGACGAGCCGAGCAAAACTACTCCTGAAGCGAAAGACACGACCTTCCTCACTCCGGACGTTCCTACGCCGGAGGGCGGCTACTCCGGAGTCCTCGTCGGTACCTGCGAGAAGGGCCCGCTCACTATCGGCTCCGCTGTCAACCTTCAGGACCTCTCCGAAACCGACCTGACCGCAACGGGTAAAAAGGCCGCATCGACCGTCACCGACGATTTCGGAACATATTCGCTCCAGTATTCGGGATTCAACTCCTTCGCCATGCAAGAAGCGAGCGGCATATTCCTGAACGAAGTTACGGGCGACAAGACCGGTTCCGTGACGCTACGTTCCCTTATCCGCGCCATCGACGGTGACACCGCCAACGTGAACGTGATGACCCATCTCGAAGCGCCCCGCATCGCCTACCTGATGAAGGAAAATTCCATGAGTTACGCCGAGGCCCAGGGCAAGGCCGAAAGCGAAGTCCTGCGGGCTTTCCATATGCAGAACTTCATGGCCCCGGCGCGCAAGCTCTCTGTATTCGGGCAGACGGAAGCCGACGCAAACCTGCTCGCCATGACCCTTTTGCTCCTGGCCGAAAACGCCTCCAGCGACATGCAGGCGGTAATTGATGCCATCGCCGCGGACATCGAAAAGGACGGTACCTGGGACGATAACGCCACGAAGGCCAAAATTGCGGACTGGGCATACCTGCAGAGGATGGACGACCTCTCCTATTACCTTGAAAACATGGGTACAGGGATCAAGTTGCCGAACTACGAACAGAAATTCCGTACGTTCTGGTTCGAAACTTTCGGACTTGGCATCTGCGATTCCACGAACCAGGGGAAGATCACTGCCTGCACCAATGAACTGAGCCAGTACTCGACCAAGGAATTTGTCTGTGTCGACTCCACGTGGCGCATTGCGTCTGCGTCTGTCCTGCAGAACCGCGAAGGTGTCGAGCTGTTTGGTGAATGTACCGCCGATATGGAAGGGACGGTAAAAGATGGTAACGGGAAGACGTTTATCTGCAAGAAGCAAAAATGGAATTACGCAAGCGAAGCGGAACTCCTGAACATCGCGGTTTCTGCGAAGAACGGGGCCTGTACGGCAGCCAACAACGGAAGCGTCCTGCAACATGAATCCAGCTATGTGCTGTGCCAGAACTCGACTTGGAAAAAACTCGACTCGCAGCCCGTCGACTACTCCAAGGGCCGCGCCATGAACGAAAAACTCGGCCCCGGCATCAACCTGGGCAATGCTTGGGAATCTCAGGGCCAGAAGGGCGCCAGTGCCGACTGCGGATGGAGCAACTGCATCAAGGATGAATACTTCAAGATTATCAAGGATGCCGGATTCAAGTCCGTACGCCTCCCCGTGCGCTGGAACTACGATGCCGCAAAGGATGCTCCCTACACGCTCGACGCCGGCCGACTTGCTGGCGTGAAGGCCGATATCGAACTCGCTCTCGCGCAGGGGCTCATAGTCATCGTGAACTTCCACCATTACGTTGAACTCAACAACTACGCCGTCTATTACGACAACAATCCTGGCGGCTACGACAAGGAAAAAGCCCGATTCCTTGGAATGTGGGAACAAGTGGCAAAGGAAATGGACGCCTACGGTGACGACCAAATCGTTCTTGAAATCTTGAACGAGCCGCACGAAATGAAGAACAAGTATGTCGATGACCTGATGATGTCCGCATACGAGGTCATCCGCAAGAACGCCCCGGGCAAGACCATCATGTTCGAAGGCAACGGATATTCCAAATTTGCGCAGATATCCAACGTGAAACTTCCCGCAGATGGCAACATTATCTTCTCGGGCCACTATTACGAACCGTTTGAATTCACGCACCAGGGGCACGGCTACGACTGCGGATACAAGCTGAAGGACAGCGACATTTCGAGAGTTCCCTCGCACTTCAAGGCATACGTGGATTCTGCCACCACCCACTTCCCCGACATTAACGGAGGCCATATCCCGCTGAACATGGGTGAATTCGGCGTCTCGGGCCAATACGGCAGCTGCGGAGGCAACGGGCCTTCCGATAGCGACCGCGCAAAATGGACCGATGCCGTCATCAAGGCCGCAACCGACAACGGCATGTCCTGGCAGTACTGGGGGCTCGTTGGCGTAGGCGGGTTCGAGGCATACAACAAGAATTCCAACCAGTGGTACACCGAACTCCTGGATGTATTCAACAAATACCTCTAG